The following proteins come from a genomic window of Daphnia carinata strain CSIRO-1 chromosome 6, CSIRO_AGI_Dcar_HiC_V3, whole genome shotgun sequence:
- the LOC130690537 gene encoding betaine aldehyde dehydrogenase-like, which yields MVNILEAVKGAILNYGTASMETDRILKDWMASSTLQVPASHGEETKWGKFLMIGSVHKQLANDIAILKSVEGDFEKFMKALRPRSQEEWTFTKWLEISSHMAEAGKLLNQADNQRLLGLALSTTYGRPLRYCIQYEVAPSASYWSYYADQLDSCSPTQMKNNIAVVVVGSSNPVLSVSRAVAPLVAKGMNIILVAENDQAALPCLLIGELLNKAGLNCSVYAGSSERLKEITAVDDIDVVLCGSYDQAVTLRNGSSNLKLDLDGKKAVVVMESGDCDAAVDAALTSLKTSSYMSPGFYLVVQDSMLEEVDWRLKERFISSRSGELLDKTIDFTVDARFPCPSKVTEYFQTTKLDILTVGNARVVFNAQPSMPLTQWDQLGQTLLVFSYRSAAELLTLLGNLSGISEISLWCEQQSVALHIVNQIQVPRIWVNGFSSYEPGFDHLLPIKESKCEKFIIVEGGKANTSLYPILDGLRSAQRSWAIQGNRNVFVIKFLKQLLVQDSFSTKTDLLLELIIASSRDMGKVAISSAKRGVVFELTDAVGLVAVVASDGDRLDSLVRIITLALLKGNAIMLCNVQNDIALTLVKIAKDVGLPNVILTCTLNDENNRALLNHHGVRMLVLCGDVSLPSQPGHHVKKILEVDAHWNWTGDNFVVHKWVWMATGEGLAN from the exons ATGGTCAATATTCTTGAAGCCGTAAAGGGAGCTATTCTTAATTACGGAACAGCCAGCATGGAGACGGATCGTATTCTAAAA GATTGGATGGCTTCTTCAACACTACAAGTTCCTGCTAGCCATGGGGAAGAGACAAAATGGGGCAAGTTTCTTATGATTGGATCTGTTCATAAACAGCTAGCCAATGATATTGCCATTCTGAAAAGTGTTGAAGGTGATTTTGAGAAATTTATGAAAGCACTTAGACCAAGAAGTCAGGAAGAATGGACTTTTACCAAATGGCTTGAAATTTCCAGCCATATGGCTGA AGCTGGCAAGTTATTGAATCAAGCTGACAACCAGAGACTCTTGGGCTTGGCTCTTTCTACTACATATGGGAGACCTCTTCGCTACTGTATCCAGTATGAAGTTGCTCCATCTGCAAGTTATTGGAGCTATTATGCTGATCAGCTAGATTCATGCTCCCCTACCCAA atgaaaaacaacattgcTGTTGTGGTAGTGGGTTCATCTAACCCAGTGCTTTCCGTCTCGCGTGCTGTAGCACCACTCGTTGCGAAGGGAAT GAACATTATATTGGTCGCTGAAAACGACCAGGCAGCTCTGCCTTGTCTTTTGATAGGCGAACTTCTAAACAAAGCAGGACTGAATTGCAGTGTATATGCCGGTAGCTCTGAAAGGTTGAAGGAGATAACTGCAGTGGATGATATTGATGTTGTTCTTTGTGGAAGCTACGATCAAGCGGTCACCCTACGCAATGGATCTTCGAATCTCAAATTAG ATCTGGATGGGAAAAAAGCAGTTGTGGTGATGGAATCGGGTGATTGTGACGCCGCAGTGGATGCCGCCCTCACTTCTCTGAAGACGAGTTCTTACATGAGCCCTGGCTTCTATCTAGTCGTTCAGGACTCCATGCTGGAAGAAGTGGATTGGCGTTTAAAAGAACGTTTTATCTCTAGCCGTTCGGGTGAATTGCTAGATAAAACAATAGACTTCACAGTTGATGCCCGATTTCCATGCCCATCGAAAGTGACCGAATACTTCCAAACAACTAAATTAGAT ATTTTGACCGTCGGCAACGCCCGTGTGGTTTTCAATGCTCAGCCTTCAATGCCTCTTACTCAGTGGGACCAACTGGGGCAAACCTTGCTTGTTTTCTCATATCGTTCAGCCGCCGAGTTACTCACCCTTCTTGGTAATCTCTCTGGCATTTCTGAGATCTCATTGTGGTGTGAGCAGCAATCTGTTGCCTTGCACATCGTCAACCAAATCCAG GTACCACGCATTTGGGTCAACGGTTTCTCCTCATACGAGCCAGGATTTGATCACTTGTTGCCCATCAAAGAAAGTAAATGTGAAAAATTCATTATCGTTGAGGGTGGAAAAGCCAACACTTCATTGTATCCAATCCTCGACGGGCTCCGTTCTGCACAGCGTTCCTGGGCTATTCAAGGAAATAGAAATGTGTTCGTTATTAAATTTCTCAAGCAGTTGCTGGTGCAAGACTCGTTTTCCACGAAAACAG ACTTACTTCTAGAACTGATAATTGCAAGTAGTCGAGATATGGGAAAAGTTGCTATTAGTTCAGCGAAACGTGGCGTTGTTTTCGAGCTTACTGATGCTGTAGGATTGGTTGCTGTTGTCGCATCTGATGGTGATCGACTCGATTCGTTGGTCCGCATTATCACATTGGCTTTATTAAAAGGCAATGCTATAATGCTGTGCAATGTCCAAAATGACATTGCCCTGACCCTCGTAAA GATTGCGAAAGATGTCGGTTTACCGAACGTTATACTTACCTGCACGTTGAATGATGAAAATAATCGAGCTTTGTTAAACCATCATGGAGTTCGCATGTTGGTGCTTTGTGGTGATGTTTCTTTGCCAAGTCAGCCCGGGCATCATGTAAAGAAGATCTTGGAGGTGGACGCACACTGGAACTGGACTGGGGATAATTTCGTTGTACACAAGTGGGTGTGGATGGCCACTGGAGAAGGACTTGCAAATTAA
- the LOC130690571 gene encoding SH3 domain-binding protein 5 homolog — translation MFRSSPAVGDDEELDPRIQVELEKLNSTTDEINRWEAELDEANAGFRTLLSRSTQQLKALAKKLGNSIEKSRPYYDAFEEYKTAQECCQEAAVQFQRAFGIHKAAKETIALAEQRFLSQKHEWKFDNAWQEMLNQATMRVMEAETQRQQSEKEHQKSAAIFEAAKQKYQYLEKDLKSAIQKSRPYFEQKEDFQNKLMAQKLKVELLQSSVAQAKQSYSDTLKNLECISEEIHERRLLSRPREPGVGAEKNCSPPPSLNFDLDQCDIVSLVSNCTLNRASDDEEFSCSSTPNAASSTN, via the exons CTGTAGGAGATGACGAAGAACTCGATCCAAGAATTCAG GTGGAATTAGAGAAACTCAACTCAACAACAGATGAAATCAACCGTTGGGAAGCAGAACTTGAT GAAGCCAATGCTGGTTTCCGTACCTTGTTGAGTAGATCTACCCAGCAACTGAAAGCCTTGGCCAAAAAACTAGgaaattccattgaaaaatcGAGACCATATTATGATGCCTTTGAAGAATACAAGACAGCTCAAGAGTGTTGCCAGGAAGCAGCAGTTCAGTTTCAAAGAGCATTTG GTATACACAAAGCTGCTAAAGAAACTATAGCCCTTGCGGAACAACGATTTCTCAGCCAAAAACATGAATGGAAGTTTGATAATGCATGGCAGGAAATGCTGAACCAAGCAACAATGAGG gTAATGGAAGCAGAAACCCAAAGGCAGCAAAGTGAAAAGGAACATCAGAAGAGTGCTGCTATTTTTGAGGCAGCAAAGCAAAAG TATCAATATCTTGAGAAAGATTTGAAAAGCGCTATTCAGAAATCGCGACCCTATTTTG AGCAAAAGGAAGACTTTCAAAACAAACTGATGGCGCAAAAGTTAAAAGTAGAACTTCTTCAGTCTAGTGTCGCCCAAGCCAAACAGAGCTATTCAGATACTCTGAAGAATTTGGAGTGTATATCGGAAGAAATCCACGAACGACGCCTACTTTCCCGACCAAGAGAACCGGGTGTGGGCGCAGAAAAGAATTGCTCACCTCCGCCGTCCCTGAATTTTGATTTAGACCAATGCGATATTGTCAGCCTGGT TTCCAATTGTACCTTGAATCGGGCGAGTGATGACGAAGAATTCTCCTGTTCTTCCACCCCTAATGCAGCCTCCTCTACTAATTGA